AGGGCAAGTTTGCCGAAGCCGAACCCCTGTACCAACGGGCACTGGCAATATGGGAAAAAGCCTTAGGGCGAAACGATCCCCAGGTGGCCACCGCCTCGAACCATCTGGCGGAACTGTATCGAGCCCAGGGCAAGTACGTTGAGGCCGAACTCCTGTACCGGCGGGCAGTGCGCATATGGGAAAGAACTCTGGGGCGAAACGATCCCCAGGTGGCGATAGCGTACAACAATCTGGCGGACCTGTATCGAGTCCAGGGCAAATGCGCCGCAGCCGAGACTTCGTACAAGAGTGCCCTGGCGATTATGGAAAAGACCCTGGGGCCAGACCATCCCGAGGTGGCCGCGTCGCTGAACAACCTGGCGGGGGTGTATCAAGCCCAGGGTAAGTATGCCGAGGCCGAGCCGTTGTTCAAGCGTTCCCTGGCCATAAAGGAAAAAGCCCTGGGGCCAGACCATCCGAAAGTGGCGACTGTGTTGAAGAATATGGCAAGGCTTTACAAGAAGACTGGAAGATTGGATGAAGCAAAAAGGTTTGAGGAACGGGCACAAGCCATTCGCTCAAGAAGCCAGTAATGCGTAAGGCCGAGAAGGTCATCTGGAGCGCACCGTAGGAACTAGATCATGAAGAAATAAATGTAGGAGAAGGCCGTGGAGACTTTTGAAGATCGCCTTAAGAGATTTACCGTACAAAGCGAACGCGAAATTCCTCTTACATTGCTAAACTCAATTAATAATAACTTTCTTCCCGAAATTCGTACGGCTCGTGAACATGGGTTCTACTACCTGCCATGGTTGGGAATTCACGCAATCATACAAACGATATCGGAGATGATCTTCGGCAAGACCGGTCTTGAGGGGACGCGGTTTTACTTGGAAAAGTTCGTGGATGGTCCAACAACCGATACCAAATTCTCACTAATCGCAGAATATGTCCATGAGCTCCGCAATATTATTGCGCATCGTTGGTTCTCATCACTCTCGCACTTCCTTGTGATAGATGACCGGATTCAAGAGGGATGGAGGCAAAATGGTAGGGAAATTACAATTAACCCAACAAAATTTGTGGATCAGTTCCTTGGTGGCTTTGGTGCTGATGATAGAATTTGGGGCTGGCAGGAGCACGTATCTGAAATGGAACTTACTATAGGAAAATATAACTACATAAAGCGTTGGCTTGCTCTTGACAAGGAAAATCACATCGCGGTAGCAATTAGAAAGCTTGCTGACTGCAAAACGCTTCAGGAAGTCCGAGGACAGGAGCCAGCAATTAAGAAACTAATCTTTCAGGAGTACAATCTTACCTGAAGACGGGGAAGCGTGTGAGA
This genomic window from Candidatus Methylomirabilota bacterium contains:
- a CDS encoding tetratricopeptide repeat protein; the encoded protein is MVLAVSIALPAYAQETSWNELNEKVTALYEQGRYAEAATIAKEALKVAEDTFGPDHPAVATALNNLAGLYQVQERYAEAEPLYQRALGIREESLGREDPAVATLLNNLAELYRAEGRYAEAEPLYKRALAIDEKALGKDDPGVATDLNNLALLYYSQGKFAEAEPLYQRALAIWEKALGRNDPQVATASNHLAELYRAQGKYVEAELLYRRAVRIWERTLGRNDPQVAIAYNNLADLYRVQGKCAAAETSYKSALAIMEKTLGPDHPEVAASLNNLAGVYQAQGKYAEAEPLFKRSLAIKEKALGPDHPKVATVLKNMARLYKKTGRLDEAKRFEERAQAIRSRSQ